A stretch of Bacteroidales bacterium DNA encodes these proteins:
- a CDS encoding PKD domain-containing protein has protein sequence MKTLLIIFLIAGTLIACKNKKEDNLSVVNACFSYSVEEDNNEYYILFSNCSENATSYKWDFGDGNKSTDKAPTHYYENDSIYIVKLTAFNELNFDITTDTILVNFSQVDKPNIYLYPEENINICIDLDFPQGGKVLKSIPDYNNEWCVNIDTSGKIDNVYNYLFYESIQPDVWQYEQGWCVKNESLKDFFQNNMEDYNFTPAEIKDFVDYWILRLTNYKYYNIYPQHINLIEKVIKINFSVEPDNLFRLFYVIVGTNKYEKLAEPKIVKIKRDGFTVVEWGVVIK, from the coding sequence ATGAAAACACTATTAATTATTTTCTTAATAGCAGGAACTCTTATAGCTTGCAAAAATAAAAAAGAAGATAATTTATCTGTAGTAAACGCATGTTTTAGTTATTCAGTAGAAGAAGATAATAATGAATATTATATTTTATTTTCTAATTGTTCAGAAAATGCAACATCATATAAATGGGATTTTGGAGACGGCAATAAATCAACAGATAAAGCCCCAACACACTATTATGAAAATGATAGTATTTATATAGTTAAGCTAACTGCATTTAATGAATTAAATTTTGATATAACTACCGACACCATTTTGGTAAATTTTAGTCAAGTAGATAAACCAAATATTTACTTATATCCCGAAGAAAATATTAATATTTGTATTGATTTGGATTTTCCTCAGGGCGGGAAAGTTTTAAAATCAATACCTGATTATAATAATGAATGGTGTGTCAATATTGATACTTCCGGAAAAATAGACAATGTATATAATTATTTGTTTTATGAAAGCATCCAACCTGATGTTTGGCAATATGAACAGGGATGGTGTGTAAAAAATGAATCCTTAAAAGATTTTTTTCAAAACAATATGGAAGATTATAATTTCACACCTGCAGAAATCAAAGATTTTGTTGATTATTGGATCCTCAGATTGACGAATTATAAATATTATAATATTTATCCCCAACACATCAATCTTATTGAAAAAGTAATAAAAATTAATTTCTCTGTTGAACCCGATAATTTATTTAGGTTGTTTTATGTAATAGTCGGCACTAATAAATATGAAAAATTAGCTGAACCTAAAATCGTTAAAATAAAAAGAGATGGATTTACAGTTGTAGAATGGGGTGTGGTTATAAAATAG